Proteins encoded in a region of the Spiroplasma endosymbiont of Amphimallon solstitiale genome:
- a CDS encoding fructose-specific PTS transporter subunit EIIC has protein sequence MLSKQDDILTVEHVFIESDCKTQAEAFQEIATSAKKLGFLKKNISEKSLVNSFLQREGEGTTGFGGGVAVPHARNEDIVKSGIFIMRFKQPIPWKALDEQPVKAIIALIVPLKSAGNEHLEILSKVAQRLTKPEFQSILFNSKDKKVIIQSLNINNKPNVETSSKTISEDMKGSSKKTKNIIAITACPVGVAHTYIAQDKLEIAAKNLGYNIKVETHGSIGIKGAFTATDIANADLVIIAVSAGVADLKLERFNNKPLYKVEISKVIKNPESIVNDAFANAKPYEINKSESGQKAEKVNKSNDLFTTDKQGIMKHIMAGVGYMVPFVVFGGIMLALSIGIAKAVYGANFDIKDLPHNHFLYFMNQAGSIAFTLMIPILAGFIANSIAGRAALVPAMVSAYVANTAGLVYPIAGLEPKVSAGFLGALLIGPSVGYLVRWIITWKVPKTIAPIMPIFFIPIVVTFLISFTFIYVIGAPIGWIMEQFQNGLTHMPREAMAAIGMLLGAMIGFDMGGPINKVAFLAASTTITADPSSQLFMGAVAAAIPVAPLGMGLTTLIFRKFFNESERTLGLTAMLMGCIGISEGAIPFAVRDPKRAIISNIIGSAVAGSIAGAFLLTDAAGHGGPIVAILGAVSSVNYALWVSILLFFLAIIVGSIVTCLVYGGLLIIQSRNIKVFKLMNERIIKIFNSKKSKSKNSKNKV, from the coding sequence ATGTTGTCTAAACAAGATGATATTTTGACAGTAGAACACGTTTTTATTGAATCTGATTGTAAAACACAAGCAGAAGCTTTTCAAGAAATAGCAACTTCTGCTAAAAAATTAGGTTTTTTGAAAAAAAATATTAGTGAAAAATCACTAGTTAATAGTTTTCTACAAAGAGAAGGAGAAGGAACTACTGGTTTTGGTGGTGGTGTTGCTGTGCCACATGCTCGTAATGAAGATATTGTTAAATCAGGAATTTTTATTATGCGTTTTAAACAGCCAATTCCTTGGAAAGCACTAGATGAACAACCCGTTAAAGCAATTATTGCTTTAATTGTGCCACTAAAAAGTGCTGGTAATGAGCACTTGGAAATTTTATCAAAAGTGGCACAAAGATTAACAAAACCGGAATTTCAATCAATATTATTTAATTCAAAAGATAAAAAAGTAATTATTCAATCACTAAATATTAATAATAAACCTAATGTTGAAACTAGTAGTAAAACTATTAGTGAAGATATGAAAGGTTCTTCAAAAAAAACTAAAAATATTATAGCAATTACTGCTTGTCCAGTTGGAGTAGCACATACTTATATTGCACAAGATAAATTAGAAATTGCTGCAAAAAATTTAGGCTATAATATTAAAGTTGAAACTCATGGTAGTATTGGTATTAAAGGTGCTTTTACAGCAACTGATATTGCCAATGCTGATTTAGTTATTATTGCAGTATCGGCCGGTGTTGCAGATTTAAAATTAGAACGTTTTAATAATAAACCATTATATAAAGTAGAAATTAGCAAAGTTATTAAAAATCCTGAAAGTATTGTTAATGATGCTTTTGCTAACGCAAAACCTTATGAAATAAACAAGTCAGAATCGGGACAAAAAGCGGAAAAAGTAAATAAATCAAATGATTTATTTACTACTGATAAACAGGGAATTATGAAACATATTATGGCTGGTGTTGGTTATATGGTTCCATTTGTTGTTTTTGGTGGAATTATGTTAGCATTATCAATTGGTATTGCTAAAGCAGTTTATGGTGCAAACTTTGATATTAAAGATTTACCACATAATCATTTTCTTTATTTTATGAATCAAGCTGGAAGTATTGCTTTTACATTAATGATTCCAATTTTAGCTGGTTTTATCGCTAATTCAATTGCAGGACGTGCTGCCTTGGTTCCGGCAATGGTAAGTGCATATGTTGCTAATACAGCAGGATTAGTTTATCCAATTGCTGGTTTAGAACCAAAGGTTTCTGCTGGATTTTTAGGAGCATTATTAATTGGTCCAAGTGTTGGATATTTAGTAAGATGAATTATTACTTGAAAAGTACCAAAGACTATTGCTCCAATTATGCCAATTTTCTTTATTCCTATTGTAGTAACATTTTTAATTAGTTTCACTTTTATTTATGTAATTGGAGCTCCAATTGGTTGAATAATGGAACAATTTCAAAATGGATTAACTCACATGCCACGTGAAGCAATGGCAGCAATTGGAATGTTGCTAGGAGCCATGATTGGATTTGATATGGGTGGTCCAATTAACAAAGTTGCTTTTTTAGCAGCCTCAACAACGATAACTGCTGATCCTAGTTCACAATTATTTATGGGAGCAGTAGCTGCAGCTATTCCTGTTGCACCACTTGGAATGGGTTTAACAACTTTGATTTTTCGTAAATTCTTTAATGAAAGTGAACGTACATTAGGTTTAACAGCAATGTTAATGGGGTGTATTGGTATTTCTGAAGGTGCGATTCCTTTTGCAGTAAGAGATCCAAAACGCGCTATTATTAGTAATATTATTGGTAGTGCTGTTGCTGGTAGTATTGCCGGTGCTTTCTTATTAACTGATGCTGCTGGTCATGGTGGCCCTATTGTTGCTATCTTAGGTGC
- a CDS encoding MurR/RpiR family transcriptional regulator, which produces MLINDNFWSRVSKEENNFTKKEKVLINYINKNSQKMDQVTISSLAKENTVGYSVVYNLIKKLGFKGYREFIISLAAQETTFKALNREFFGDRSVLKEHYKKLMDLNDSTINYEELQRFINWIDDNRKACIYLAGIGHSGLGAEDLSNKLYRFGLRSICLNKDDDSILMHASLIIPEDVIILFSLSGKTATIVEAAKLAKKNNAKIAVVTSQDKTELVTYADWTFNIVSSGLYEAQEIFISPLFAITYFNDLVTTYLLKSKHKDWYLENRIKTNKVIKKFN; this is translated from the coding sequence ATGCTTATCAATGATAATTTTTGATCTAGAGTATCAAAGGAAGAAAATAATTTCACAAAAAAAGAAAAAGTTCTTATTAACTATATTAATAAGAATAGTCAAAAAATGGATCAAGTTACTATTAGTTCTTTGGCTAAAGAAAATACTGTTGGTTATAGTGTTGTTTATAATTTAATTAAGAAATTGGGATTTAAAGGTTATCGTGAATTTATCATTAGTTTAGCTGCGCAAGAAACTACTTTCAAAGCTTTAAATCGTGAGTTTTTTGGTGATCGTAGTGTTTTAAAAGAACATTATAAAAAACTGATGGATTTAAATGATTCAACGATTAATTATGAGGAATTACAAAGATTTATTAATTGAATAGATGATAATCGTAAAGCTTGTATTTATTTAGCAGGCATTGGTCATTCTGGTTTAGGTGCGGAGGATTTATCAAATAAATTATATCGGTTTGGTTTACGATCAATCTGTTTAAATAAAGATGATGATAGTATTTTAATGCATGCTTCTTTAATTATTCCAGAAGATGTAATAATTCTTTTTTCATTATCAGGTAAAACCGCTACTATTGTTGAAGCAGCTAAACTTGCTAAAAAGAATAATGCTAAAATTGCAGTTGTTACATCACAAGATAAAACTGAATTAGTGACTTATGCTGATTGAACATTTAATATTGTTTCTTCAGGACTTTATGAAGCACAAGAAATATTTATTTCTCCATTATTTGCTATTACTTATTTTAATGATTTAGTAACAACATATTTATTAAAATCAAAGCATAAAGATTGATATTTAGAAAATAGAATTAAAACTAATAAAGTAATTAAAAAATTTAATTAA
- the tsaB gene encoding tRNA (adenosine(37)-N6)-threonylcarbamoyltransferase complex dimerization subunit type 1 TsaB translates to MYQLYLDTTNNKLTVVILQGNKILASSSFIAWQKQTELAIPTITNLLVKCKIKLKDISKVVIANGPGSYTGIRVAITFVKTLKVLNSFLTVFTINSLLLQTGLIKSISVLSAYNNKSYLAVCDNGKIIIQPQLVDENAKIGIISDLLDYKIIENLEKCNIVENFQKLSPYFIEVKNMEDLQPYYINDPFSSHN, encoded by the coding sequence ATGTATCAATTATATTTAGATACAACAAATAACAAATTAACAGTGGTGATTTTGCAAGGTAATAAAATTTTAGCAAGTTCATCATTTATTGCTTGACAAAAACAAACAGAATTGGCAATTCCAACTATTACTAATTTACTTGTAAAATGTAAAATAAAATTAAAAGATATTTCAAAAGTAGTTATTGCAAATGGTCCTGGCAGTTATACTGGAATTAGAGTAGCAATTACTTTTGTCAAAACACTTAAAGTTTTGAATAGTTTTTTAACGGTTTTTACTATTAATAGTTTATTATTACAGACAGGATTAATAAAATCAATAAGTGTTTTGTCAGCATACAATAATAAAAGTTATTTGGCAGTATGTGATAATGGAAAAATAATTATTCAGCCGCAATTAGTAGATGAAAATGCTAAAATTGGTATTATTAGTGATTTACTAGATTATAAAATAATTGAAAATTTAGAAAAGTGTAATATTGTGGAAAATTTTCAAAAGTTGTCACCATATTTTATCGAAGTAAAAAACATGGAAGATTTGCAACCATATTATATTAATGATCCATTTTCATCACATAATTAA